The following are from one region of the Chromobacterium phragmitis genome:
- the cheZ gene encoding protein phosphatase CheZ — protein sequence MPDHTLENGDSPELEALFDSISIQQQETQPVEETPPPQAAAPATGETAPRMFSSETSPSTMYEHIGQMTRKMHDALRDLGYDKSLEKVAETIPDAKDRLAYIATLTENSAERVLNATDIAKPFQDKLESQAMALSERWEKLYANLLGVEEFKALAEETRQYLKDVPNQTQATNTQLLEIVMAQDFQDLTGQVIKKMMGMVKILETELVSFLIEFSPDEKKGELNTSLLNGPVINPEGQTDVVTSQQQVDDLLESLGF from the coding sequence GTGCCCGACCATACTTTGGAGAATGGAGACTCGCCGGAACTGGAAGCGCTGTTCGACAGCATCTCCATCCAGCAGCAAGAAACGCAGCCTGTCGAAGAGACGCCTCCTCCTCAAGCCGCAGCGCCGGCCACAGGGGAAACGGCCCCTAGAATGTTCTCGAGCGAGACCAGCCCTTCGACAATGTATGAACACATCGGACAGATGACCCGCAAGATGCACGATGCCCTGCGCGATCTCGGCTATGACAAATCATTGGAAAAGGTGGCCGAAACCATCCCCGACGCCAAGGACCGTCTAGCCTACATCGCCACGCTAACGGAAAACTCAGCGGAACGCGTGCTGAACGCAACGGATATCGCCAAGCCTTTTCAGGACAAGCTGGAAAGCCAGGCAATGGCGCTGAGCGAACGCTGGGAGAAACTGTATGCCAATCTGCTGGGCGTTGAGGAATTCAAGGCGCTGGCGGAGGAAACCCGCCAATACCTGAAAGATGTGCCTAACCAGACACAGGCAACCAATACCCAGCTGTTGGAAATCGTGATGGCGCAAGACTTTCAGGATTTGACCGGCCAAGTGATCAAGAAAATGATGGGCATGGTAAAAATTCTGGAAACGGAACTGGTCAGCTTCTTGATCGAGTTCTCTCCCGACGAAAAGAAGGGAGAGCTGAATACCAGCCTGCTCAACGGCCCGGTCATCAATCCGGAAGGACAGACCGACGTGGTCACCAGCCAGCAGCAAGTGGACGACCTGCTGGAAAGCCTGGGCTTCTAA
- a CDS encoding chemotaxis protein CheA, producing MSEFGGMEELLQDFLMESTDLLSDVDNKLVELEKRPEDKALLNDIFRGFHTIKGGAGFLNVIPMVNLCHRTENLFDKLRNGEMHITPEVMDVILDATGIVRDMFGTLGQGLMPGDADARVLSALDAALAGEPVAAESHPHTEPVAAQPTAAATEPAPAAASGNGPDWNQLYQAVTPNTAAAAPTPAAPTPAPQAAPAQPPAPVAAPKPPAPKPAPAKPSGGGGPVASGPQENTIRIDTVRLDMVLNLSGEIGLTKNRLTTLRTEILQGNRDGNTLRSLDEAISQLDLLVGDLQNAVMKTRMQPIGRLFQKYPRLARDLARQLGKEVELVLSGEETELDKTMIEDLNDPLVHLVRNAVDHGIESPEDRIASGKKPQALVQLTAEQVGDHILIEITDDGKGMNPDALRRKAIEKGLIDQETANSLDEKQCLQLIFLPGFSTKDQISSVSGRGVGMDVVRTNIQKLNGRIDISSVPGEGTRISISLPLTLAILPVLVVRACNQPFAVPLAMVREIITIDGSAIQEVSGKPTIVVRDEILPLKTLAGLLGWEPTQKPYFGVLMQSAEKSFILAIDSFVGRDDVVIKPLQNIRPKGVAGATLSGDGSVVLVLDMEDLLASSESNNIQTRTTDMIAT from the coding sequence ATGAGCGAATTTGGCGGCATGGAAGAGTTGCTACAGGACTTTCTGATGGAGTCCACCGACCTCTTGTCCGATGTGGACAACAAACTGGTCGAACTGGAAAAGCGTCCGGAAGACAAGGCCTTGCTCAATGACATCTTCCGCGGATTCCATACCATCAAGGGCGGCGCGGGCTTCCTCAACGTCATTCCCATGGTCAATCTGTGCCACCGCACGGAGAACCTGTTCGACAAGCTGCGCAACGGCGAGATGCACATAACCCCCGAAGTCATGGACGTCATTCTGGACGCAACCGGCATCGTGAGGGACATGTTCGGCACCTTGGGCCAAGGCCTAATGCCTGGCGACGCCGACGCGCGCGTGCTGTCAGCGCTGGATGCCGCGCTGGCGGGAGAGCCCGTCGCTGCGGAAAGCCATCCCCACACAGAACCGGTTGCCGCCCAGCCGACCGCGGCAGCAACGGAGCCCGCTCCCGCGGCGGCCTCGGGCAATGGTCCGGACTGGAACCAGCTATATCAGGCCGTCACGCCCAACACTGCGGCTGCCGCGCCGACTCCAGCGGCCCCCACTCCAGCTCCTCAGGCCGCTCCGGCCCAGCCGCCGGCACCCGTCGCCGCCCCCAAGCCCCCCGCGCCCAAACCGGCGCCGGCCAAACCGTCCGGCGGCGGCGGCCCCGTGGCCAGCGGCCCGCAGGAAAACACCATTCGCATCGATACCGTACGTCTGGACATGGTGCTGAACCTGTCCGGTGAAATCGGACTGACCAAAAACCGCCTGACCACGCTGCGCACCGAGATTTTGCAAGGCAATCGAGACGGCAACACGCTGCGTTCTCTGGACGAGGCCATCAGCCAGCTTGACCTGCTGGTCGGCGACCTGCAGAACGCGGTGATGAAAACCCGCATGCAGCCAATCGGCCGCCTGTTCCAGAAGTATCCCCGCCTGGCTCGCGACTTGGCTCGTCAGTTAGGCAAGGAAGTGGAGCTGGTGCTGTCCGGCGAGGAAACCGAACTCGACAAGACCATGATCGAGGACTTGAACGATCCGCTGGTCCACTTGGTTCGCAACGCGGTGGATCACGGCATCGAATCCCCGGAAGACCGCATCGCGTCGGGCAAGAAACCGCAGGCGCTGGTGCAGTTGACGGCCGAGCAGGTGGGCGACCACATCCTGATCGAGATCACGGACGACGGCAAGGGCATGAACCCCGACGCTCTGCGCCGCAAAGCCATCGAGAAGGGGTTGATCGATCAGGAAACGGCCAACTCTCTGGATGAGAAGCAATGCCTGCAGCTGATCTTCCTGCCCGGCTTCTCCACCAAGGATCAGATATCCAGCGTATCCGGCCGCGGCGTCGGCATGGACGTGGTGCGGACCAATATCCAGAAGTTGAATGGTCGCATCGACATCAGCTCGGTACCGGGCGAAGGCACCCGCATCAGCATCTCGCTGCCGCTGACGCTGGCTATCCTTCCGGTGCTGGTGGTTCGCGCCTGCAATCAGCCTTTCGCCGTGCCTCTGGCCATGGTCCGCGAAATCATCACCATAGACGGCAGCGCCATTCAGGAAGTATCCGGCAAGCCCACCATCGTGGTGCGCGACGAGATTCTGCCGCTGAAGACGCTTGCTGGTCTGCTGGGCTGGGAGCCTACACAAAAACCCTATTTCGGCGTGCTGATGCAGTCCGCGGAAAAATCCTTCATTCTGGCAATCGACTCATTCGTCGGCCGGGACGACGTAGTGATCAAGCCGTTGCAGAACATCCGCCCGAAAGGCGTCGCCGGCGCCACGCTGTCCGGCGATGGCTCCGTCGTGCTGGTGCTAGACATGGAAGACCTGCTCGCCTCCAGCGAAAGCAACAATATCCAGACTCGGACCACGGATATGATTGCCACCTAA
- a CDS encoding EAL and HDOD domain-containing protein — protein MTINTAFIGRQPVLNRNQQLIGYELLFRPSGDASGVGKHTELQADTDVLVNTLNNMGTNWLIGNKLAFINVGETMLNSDFLELLPPRRIILDLSPRIVPSNELLSRARHLRSMGFGIALDDFSFEAPSAAFLELANYVKLDIQNQDTTRFQMLAARLRSYPLIRIAERVETHAQFHLCKELGMDGFQGYYFARPETLAAKVIHPAFSNTLELLNLLRMDADIRDIEQVLKRDVALSYKLLRYVNSAAAGLNTTISSFSHAVTVLGYQKLYRWLTLLLVTASDDNNAPPALQKTAVTRGRFMELLGVELGERHDVNDNLFIVGLFSLLDVLFDMPMEKIIEHLQLSNQVTDALLHDRGAVSLYLKLARACEDGALDGVPQLCDQLGLSSEQLNQAHISALAWVEELGL, from the coding sequence ATGACCATCAACACCGCCTTCATCGGAAGGCAGCCGGTATTGAACCGCAACCAGCAGCTCATAGGCTATGAGCTGCTTTTTCGTCCCAGCGGGGACGCGTCCGGCGTCGGCAAGCACACCGAGTTGCAGGCCGACACCGACGTGTTGGTCAACACGCTCAACAACATGGGCACCAACTGGCTGATCGGCAACAAGCTGGCCTTCATCAATGTCGGCGAGACCATGCTCAACAGCGACTTTCTGGAGCTGCTTCCGCCTCGCCGCATCATTCTCGATCTGTCGCCCCGCATCGTGCCCAGCAACGAGCTGCTCTCGCGTGCCCGCCACCTGCGCTCGATGGGTTTCGGCATCGCGCTGGACGACTTCAGCTTCGAAGCCCCCTCCGCAGCCTTCCTCGAACTAGCCAACTACGTCAAGCTGGACATACAGAATCAGGACACCACGCGTTTCCAGATGCTGGCCGCGCGCTTGCGCAGCTATCCGCTGATCCGCATCGCGGAGCGAGTGGAAACCCATGCCCAGTTTCATCTGTGCAAGGAACTGGGCATGGACGGCTTCCAGGGTTATTACTTCGCCCGGCCGGAAACCCTGGCGGCCAAGGTGATCCATCCCGCATTCAGCAACACGCTTGAACTGCTCAACCTGCTGCGCATGGATGCCGACATCCGCGACATTGAGCAGGTTCTCAAACGCGATGTCGCGCTGTCTTACAAGCTGCTCCGCTACGTCAACTCCGCCGCTGCCGGACTCAACACCACCATCAGTTCGTTCTCGCACGCGGTCACCGTTCTCGGCTACCAGAAACTCTATCGCTGGCTGACGCTGTTGCTGGTCACCGCCTCCGACGACAATAACGCGCCGCCCGCATTGCAAAAGACCGCAGTTACCCGCGGCCGTTTCATGGAGTTGCTGGGAGTGGAGCTTGGCGAGCGCCATGACGTCAATGACAATTTGTTCATCGTCGGCCTGTTCAGCCTGCTTGACGTGCTGTTCGACATGCCGATGGAAAAGATCATCGAACACCTGCAGCTGTCCAATCAGGTTACTGACGCTCTTCTGCATGACCGCGGCGCGGTCAGCCTTTACCTGAAGCTGGCCCGCGCCTGCGAAGACGGCGCCCTGGACGGCGTGCCTCAATTATGCGATCAACTGGGCCTATCCAGCGAGCAACTGAACCAGGCCCACATCTCCGCGCTCGCCTGGGTGGAGGAACTGGGCTTATAA
- the tsaB gene encoding tRNA (adenosine(37)-N6)-threonylcarbamoyltransferase complex dimerization subunit type 1 TsaB, whose amino-acid sequence MKLLALDTSTTYLSLALSHGEDMLVFHECVEQKHAERTLPEVSRLLADAGIGLNALDGIVFGQGPGSFTGLRIACGIAQGLAYSADLPVIAIPTLDNLAHQAGEGQVLVCFDARMQQVYSALYRTGANWERLSPILVASPEDVALPAGTTMLAGDGFHSYPSLLADIRGELPQSPHPRPHAAAYLQLAKSGRYPMRHPREAELLYVRDKVALTSSEQAQARKR is encoded by the coding sequence ATGAAACTGTTAGCCCTGGATACCTCCACCACCTATCTGTCTCTGGCCCTGAGCCATGGCGAAGATATGCTCGTCTTCCACGAATGCGTGGAGCAGAAACATGCCGAGCGCACGCTGCCCGAAGTTTCTCGCTTGCTGGCGGATGCAGGCATCGGGCTGAACGCGCTGGACGGCATCGTATTCGGCCAGGGCCCCGGCTCATTCACCGGCTTGCGCATCGCCTGCGGCATCGCGCAAGGCCTCGCCTACTCCGCTGATTTGCCCGTCATCGCCATCCCGACGCTGGACAATCTGGCTCATCAAGCCGGCGAGGGACAGGTGTTGGTCTGTTTTGATGCGCGAATGCAGCAAGTCTACAGCGCGCTATACCGCACCGGCGCCAACTGGGAGCGGCTGAGCCCGATCTTGGTCGCGTCGCCCGAGGATGTCGCCCTGCCCGCCGGCACCACGATGCTCGCCGGCGACGGCTTCCACAGCTATCCATCGCTGCTGGCCGATATCCGGGGCGAACTGCCGCAGTCCCCGCATCCACGCCCTCACGCCGCAGCCTATCTCCAACTGGCGAAAAGCGGCCGCTACCCCATGCGCCATCCGCGCGAGGCCGAACTGCTTTACGTGCGCGACAAGGTCGCGCTGACTTCTTCTGAGCAAGCACAGGCGCGCAAGCGATGA
- the rimI gene encoding ribosomal protein S18-alanine N-acetyltransferase yields MSNVRLFQPTDPQQLADLEQLATAHPWRVGQYRDSLAAGYPCYGLFGDDGSLMGFALIMRVLDEAEILNIVIAKPHQGQGLGCQLMQSMLQHLHDDCCRRLFLEVRESNVPARKLYQRCGFRQCGLRKNYYPVNGGREHAILMEASL; encoded by the coding sequence ATGAGCAACGTCCGCCTCTTCCAGCCTACCGACCCGCAGCAACTGGCCGACCTGGAGCAACTCGCCACCGCCCACCCCTGGCGCGTAGGCCAGTACCGGGATAGCCTGGCTGCCGGCTACCCCTGCTACGGCCTGTTCGGAGACGATGGTTCGCTAATGGGATTCGCGCTGATCATGCGCGTGCTGGATGAAGCCGAAATTCTCAATATCGTAATCGCCAAGCCGCATCAAGGCCAAGGCTTGGGTTGCCAGCTGATGCAATCGATGCTGCAGCACCTGCACGACGATTGCTGCCGACGCCTGTTCCTAGAGGTTCGTGAAAGCAATGTCCCGGCGCGCAAACTCTATCAGCGTTGCGGTTTCCGCCAGTGCGGACTGCGCAAGAACTACTATCCAGTCAACGGAGGCCGCGAACACGCGATTCTGATGGAGGCATCGCTATGA
- a CDS encoding uracil-DNA glycosylase: MSRASLQQQEMGLGPAWQPRAGWFEQHPAQLLRQTLRTGAAQSELPDMIMAAPPSGSLPAHDPKLAAPPEAPQTTELAVIPPVVERGPKAEPPGAEVPAEIAPADWPLLQRKVASCQDCRLCETRTQTVFGRGNPQARWMLIGEAPGENEDKQGLPFVGRAGQLLDNMLAAAGLERDQDVYIANVLKCRPPGNRNPAPDEIAACNGYLLQQIRHVQPVLIIALGRFAAQTLLETEDSISKLRGKAHRYQGVPLVVSYHPAYLLRNQPDKAKAWQDLLLAREIYRQAGG, from the coding sequence ATGAGCCGCGCCAGCCTGCAGCAACAGGAAATGGGCCTGGGGCCTGCCTGGCAGCCCCGCGCCGGATGGTTCGAGCAGCATCCGGCGCAATTGCTGCGCCAGACGCTGCGAACAGGCGCCGCGCAAAGCGAGCTGCCCGACATGATCATGGCCGCCCCCCCATCCGGATCCCTCCCCGCCCACGATCCAAAACTGGCTGCGCCGCCAGAGGCGCCGCAGACTACGGAACTGGCCGTCATCCCGCCCGTCGTCGAACGCGGGCCCAAAGCCGAGCCGCCGGGTGCCGAGGTTCCCGCAGAAATCGCCCCGGCAGACTGGCCCCTGCTGCAACGCAAAGTGGCCAGCTGCCAGGACTGCCGCCTGTGCGAAACCAGAACCCAGACAGTATTCGGGCGCGGCAACCCCCAGGCGCGCTGGATGCTGATAGGCGAGGCGCCAGGCGAAAACGAGGACAAGCAAGGCCTGCCCTTCGTCGGCCGCGCCGGCCAACTGCTGGACAATATGCTGGCCGCGGCAGGTCTGGAGCGGGACCAGGATGTCTATATCGCCAACGTGCTCAAATGCCGTCCGCCCGGCAACCGCAATCCGGCGCCGGATGAAATCGCCGCCTGCAACGGCTATTTGCTGCAGCAGATTCGCCACGTCCAACCGGTCCTGATCATCGCCCTGGGCCGCTTCGCCGCCCAAACGCTGCTGGAAACGGAAGACTCCATAAGCAAACTGCGCGGCAAAGCGCACCGCTACCAGGGCGTGCCGCTGGTGGTCAGCTACCATCCCGCCTATCTGCTGCGTAACCAGCCGGACAAGGCCAAGGCCTGGCAGGATCTGCTGCTGGCGCGTGAAATCTACCGCCAGGCAGGCGGCTAA
- the rpmG gene encoding 50S ribosomal protein L33: protein MRDKIKLESSAGTGHFYTTTKNKRTMPEKMEIKKFDPVARKHVLYKETKLK from the coding sequence ATGCGCGATAAGATCAAGCTGGAATCCAGCGCTGGCACCGGCCACTTCTACACCACCACCAAGAACAAGCGCACCATGCCGGAAAAGATGGAGATCAAGAAATTTGATCCCGTTGCCCGCAAGCATGTTCTGTACAAGGAAACCAAGCTGAAATAA
- the rpmB gene encoding 50S ribosomal protein L28 has translation MARVCKVTGKRPMTGNNVSHANNKTKRRFLPNLQYRKFWVESENRWVRLRVSNAALRTIDKVGIDVVLADLRARGEI, from the coding sequence ATGGCGCGTGTTTGCAAAGTCACCGGCAAGCGTCCGATGACCGGGAACAACGTTTCCCACGCCAATAACAAGACTAAACGTCGTTTCCTGCCGAACCTGCAATACCGCAAGTTCTGGGTGGAAAGCGAAAACCGCTGGGTGCGTCTGCGCGTATCCAACGCCGCACTGCGCACCATCGACAAGGTGGGCATTGATGTTGTGCTGGCGGATCTGCGCGCTCGCGGCGAGATCTAA